The genomic DNA ATGCCTTTATCCCTGCCGCAGGCGGAAGCTTCCGTCTGCCGGGTGATTATGTCTGGAGCAATCAGCGATTGCCCTATGCCCAATCGGGGCAATGGGGTCTGTTGAAGGTGTTGCCCACCGATGACCAACGAATCCTCCCGTTGAGTCAGCAGGCACCTTCGATCAAGCGGGCGGGGTCAGAGGCGGGAGATCCCATTGTCTCCCGTATGTCGAACCCCATCCAATAGGGTGAGGGAGGCGGCCTCTCTTCACGGGGGGCCGCCGTATGGATGCAGTGCCGGTCCTAATCACCAGACTGCGGGAGAGCCCACGGGGGCTCTCCCGCAGTTGTGTTTTTGCACAAATGGAATGTCGGAGTCCTGTGCCCACGGGCTGAGAGCATTGCGGCAGCCATGCTGTCGGGCCGTGCGTGAACGGTGGTCCGTTATCTCCCGCGTACCTGGGCCACCAGGCTCTGCAGCATCTTCAAATCCATGGCCCCTGGTACCAACTCGGTGCCGACGATAAACGCTGGGGTGCCGGTGATGCCGAGGGTCTTTGCGAGGCTGCGGTTGCGATCGATCACCGTTTGCCACTCCGGCCTGTTGATATCCGCCTCGAGCCGACTCACATCCAGGCCTACCGTCTGGGCAATCCGAAACAGGTGTTCTTTCGTGAGATCATCCTTCATTGCCAGCAGTGCCTCATGAAAAGCCTGGTGTTTCCCCTGTCGATGTGAGGCCAACGCGGCTTTGGCGGCCAGTTCGGACGTCTCGCCGAGAATCGGAAAGTCTTTATACACGACACGGATGCCGGTATCCCGTTGTTGTAGCTCGGTCAGCGCGGACGCCGCTCGTTTGCAATACCCGCAGCGATAATCGAAAAACTCCACGACGGTGATGTCACCAGTCCGGTTTCCGCTGATCGGGGAGTCCGGATCGTTGAGTAACTCCTGCTGGTGGGTGGCGATGGCGGCTTTCTGCCGTTGTTGCTCCTCGGCCGCCCGTGTGTTTTCCAATGCCTGCAAGGATTGTTCGATGACTTCAGGATGGGTACGGATGTAGCGTTCGATGATCTGTTCCAGGGCGAGTCCTGTGCCAGGGTCTCCCGTCGGTTCAGCAGGCCAGGCGT from Nitrospira sp. includes the following:
- a CDS encoding DsbA family protein — encoded protein: MTPGTNRMVVLTMFSFASWWASVPLNAWPAEPTGDPGTGLALEQIIERYIRTHPEVIEQSLQALENTRAAEEQQRQKAAIATHQQELLNDPDSPISGNRTGDITVVEFFDYRCGYCKRAASALTELQQRDTGIRVVYKDFPILGETSELAAKAALASHRQGKHQAFHEALLAMKDDLTKEHLFRIAQTVGLDVSRLEADINRPEWQTVIDRNRSLAKTLGITGTPAFIVGTELVPGAMDLKMLQSLVAQVRGR